TGATCTTGAAATGCAGCCGGTTGGCAATCATAGCCGAAAAGTAGTTTCTGAACTGCGGCGTCATTTCATGAGGGCGCACGCTGGTGCGGATATAAACGATCTGCAAGCCCTGGTGGTTGGACACGAGGCTCTTCCCCTGCACCATGTATTCAGCAACTGGCTGCGTGTTACTGGCGGCATTTTCGCCCCACAGTGACTGTAACTGCGTGGCTTCCACCGACAGGATGCGCCCGCAGTCTTCCGGCAACTGATAGGCATAGGAAAATCTGATGTCCCTGGGCTTCTCTTCCAGTTGCTGAAGGCGAGCGGCCATAATCGCGAATGACCACGGATGACCGCTCAGCACTTCCGCAAGGGTTTCGTCATAGACAGCGGCGCACAGCTTGGTGTTCTTGCTCTCTCCTTCAGGATCGAGAATGGTGTCCTGCCCCATATAGAGCAGAGCTTGATTGATAATGCCTGTGCGCCCCTGATCCATGACGGCCCCCATTAGCTAAGAGTGAGTACGAGTTCCACCAGTTCTTTCTTTTCCATCGCTTCAGCAGGCACGCTGGCCGGGTGGAACTGGCGCAGCCACTGCATAAGGTCATCTTCGGGCATCTTGCCCACTTCTGCCTTGGTCATTTTGGCCTTGAGGTTCGGATTGTGCACCGTAGGGGCGGTGATCGCCGCCGTGCCTTCTATGTGCTCAGGGTATTGTTTTGCAACGTGTTCAGGGACCTCCTGCCCCTCCATGAAGAGCATGGAGCCGGAAGCGCTGATAACTGCAAAGGGTTTGATTGCTCTTGCCATTGGTGACTCCTAACCGCGCCGGGGGTGGCTGATGTAGTGCGGGAAGATATCCACGCTGCCAGGGAACGCGCCTGACCCGCTGATCTGCACTTTGATAAAGGGATACTTGAACGCGGCTTCGGGCAGCACGAAATCGCACACCACGGCGTCAGGACCGAAATACCTGGTCGCCCCGGTATCGTTGGTGTAGACGGCAGTGCCCAGGGTAACAGGCGTACCTGCCTCCGTTTTGGCCCCCTGCACGGTCAGGGTGATAGTGGCAGCGCTGGCCACAGTCAGGCTGCCGGAGGCCTTTGGGGTAGCCACGCGAATGGCCGTGCCGCCCTGAGAGGCATCAAGCCGCGTGGGGTTGTTGGCGGCCTGGTTGCCCACGACAGGAGCAGTGGTAATGGCTTGCGCCTGCGCAAAGTATTCGCCGTAAGGGCGAAGATTGACGTTGTACATGCTGCCTCCTACAGGCTGATGGCGGATTCAGCGCCATCCATGAAGTTGTACGAAGTGATGATGGGCACGCCGCTCCAGGTATCCACGCGGAAGTCGGGATTCTTGTCGCTGTAGCTGGACTGGACAAACTCGGTCTTGCCGATTTCGGCCAGGTGCAGCTTGACCTTGGGGTGGCAGATGAGGATGGTCTTGCCCGCTTCGCCCGTGCGCGCCGACAGCAGAGCCTTTTCCACCATCATGCGGGTAAGCGGCGTGGGCGCGGCCAGATTGATGTTCACAATGGCCCCGATATTGCGGTAGCTCTGCATACGCACGCCCATGTAGGTTTTCATGCGCATGCCGTAGCCCAGCACCTTGTAATACTTGCTGTTGGTGTCAGGGTTTTCGTAAAGGGTGCCGCCATTAATGGCCTGCATGTCCAGGAAGGTGTCACGCTTGAAGCACAGGGGCGAATACAGGCCGGACATGTTGACTTCATCGAAGCGCAGAGCCAGCAAACTGTAGTTGGTGTTGCCAGTGCCGCCCGCGCTCTGCACGCAGTCGGTCTTGCCCGCCGCATACTGCGACAAGGCAAAGGGCAAAAAGGCGTTGTAGATGTAGTTACGCTCCACATCCATGCCAGTCTGACGCTCGAAGGCCGGACGGTTCTTGCCGAAATACTTGTCCGGTCCACCTTCCAGCTTGGCCGTGTCTTCGGGCACGAACATTTTCGCGCCGAAGATGTTGAGTTGGGTCTGCTTGAGCGCGTCGGCGATCTGGATTTCCTGCAAGGGCGCGTTGAGATCAACGCTGTTCATGCCGCTGCCGATCATCCTGATTTCGCTGGACACGTCCCAAAGCTGGTCAGAACTGACCACAAAGGGCATGGCCTTCACCACCGGCGCATTTTCGGTGATGTTGTCCACCTGATTGACAAAGGTCTTGGCCTTCCCGATGGAAAGCTGATTGAGAGAATTACCGAAAGGCATAACTTACGCTCCCTTGAACATGCCCGAGAACATGTCATCAAAAGTTTTTTCCTGGGCTCGCGGAGCCGCGCCAGTGATAAGCACGTCCTCGCGGTGCATCTTGCCAATTGCGTTGAATATCTTCACAAAGCGCGGGTCGTCGCCCATGACGGACAAAAGCCCGCTCACATCCTTGTCCGTCAGCCCGGCCCCCTGAGCCGAAGCCTTGAAGCCGCGTACAGCGGTGTCGTTGAATTCCTTGAAGGCAGCGTCGCCGCCACATTCCTTGACGAAATCCCGCTTCACCTGGGCGCGGTATTCAGCAATGGTGTCGTTTTCCGTGCGCTTATGGTGTTCCACCTGCTCCAGAGCAAACTTGTGATGCCCTTCCAGCAGCTTCTTGGCCTGGGTTTTGGAAATTCCGGCTTCGTGGAAAAGCTCGGTGTAGTATTTATAGTCAGCGCTGGCTGTGTCGATTTTGACATCTTCACCAAAGCCAAAGTCGCCATAGGCATTGGCGTCCTGCGGCACGCCAGCCAACGCGCGCATCTTCTTGTCAAAGTCGGCGCGCTGGTCGTCGCTGGCATCATCGGGAAGCGGGGCCAGGCCCTGCACAGGCTCAGTTTGCTGCTGGGATGCACCAGGCTGGGCCTGACGATCACCAGCGTTATCAGCCGCACCCTTGCCGTCAGTGCCTTCCTGACCATCTGCTCCATGCTGGGCGGCACTGCCAAGTAGCGTGTCCTTGTTGTCCGTTGCGCCAGCGCCGTTACCTTCCAAAATAGTATTGCCACCAGCCGCAGCCTCGGGCGGCGTAACCTGTGCAGGGGGTTGTGCCCCATCAATCGCTTGTGACATGTGCTCCGTCCTTTTCAATTTGTTCCAGCGCGATAAAGAGGTCACGCCTGGCGCCGATGCGCTGCGTCTGCGCCTGTGATTCGAATTCCATATTGTTCATGGGGGTATCCATAAAGCAGGCATGTCGTAGCCATTCTTTCAGGATAACCCCGGATTCAGTGGACAGCGCCGCGCGAATGCGTGACGCCAGCATGAGGTAGTCCCGATGTTCAGCGCTCATTACATGCCCCCGGCTGTTTGCTGCATGATTGACTGCACAGGGCTGCCAGCCTCAGGAGCCTTGGAAAGGCCTTCGTAGCCCTGCATCATGCCAGCCAGCATCTGCTGTTGCTGCATTTCCTTCTGCGCGGCCTCCTGAGCCTGCATCTTCTGCTGACGCAACCCCATGACTTCCTCAACCGTGCGGATGCAGGATTGCGGTATGCCCCGGCTTTCAATGATCCGGCGCGTGATGGCGTCGCTGTCCACGATGTCCATGACGTCAGGAAAAAGATTGGCTATGCCGCCAAGCTCTTGCAGCCCCTGCAACATCTGCTGCGTCCTCACGCCTTGCTGCGCGCGCACCAGAGGCGAGATGTATTCAATCTCAATGTCTGCATTGAGCAGTTCCTTGGGCGGTTCGGGGATTGCGCCATGCTCTTTTTTCTTGATCTCAAAGACGCGCTCAAACAGCCGATTGAAATTTTCCTGCTGCTGATTGATGAGGATTGGAGCCAGCAGAAAGGATTTTTCCGTGGCAAGCTGCTCAATCTCCATTGCAGTGGGTGTTCCCTTGCCCGCTTGTGTGCGGTTGTGGATCATAAGAAACAGGTCAACGAAGAAGGCGGCATTCACGTCCTTCTGCGCCTGCTGCATAAGTTCCATGCCAAGCTTGAACTCGCCCACCAGTTTCAAGGGCTGGAAGTCGTTCACGTCTATGCCTGATCCGTCTTTGCGATAGGTATTCAGCGCGCCGGAGGTGTAATTGAGCCGCCCCACAAGGCCACGGTCCGGCAAGAGCATGGGAGGAGCCACGGAAAGCTGCCCGGCCTGAAGCATGAGCCGCTTGATCTCGTTGATCATGAGCACGTCGGCCAGGGCTATAGTTCCGGGGCTGATGGAATATGGAGAGCGCCCATCAGAATAGGCGCGGGTAACGATGTAGGGCAGGCTGTCAAAGCCGCCTTCTGAAATCAGGTGATCCTCGCCCGGTTCAAAGTAGTAGCTGGCGTAAGCCAGTTTGTTGTCGCCAATGATGTTCTCGTAGCCGGGAGCCTTTTCCATGACTGCATGGACAATGGTCACATGTTCCTGCGGGTTGGCATTTCTGTCTTCTGCCAAGGCTTGCAGGCAAGGCGAAAGGTTCTCCTTGCCAAACATGGTCAGAGCCTGCTGCAATGTGATCCGCATTTCGCGGTACACAACATTGACGCGGCCTGCGTAGTCATTGGCGATGTAAATTTCATCCACAGGTACGTCACGGTAGTAGGTGCCCATCTGCGGACTTTCGCCCACCAACATGGCCTGCATGCCGTACAGGCCGATATGCTTGTAGCTGCTGACCTGCTGTGTGTAGAAATTCTTGGCCGTGAAGTCCTTAAGGAACAGTCTTTCAATCTGCTCCAGCCAGTTGGCCACAGGGCGATACTTCTTGAGATCGTCCCCGCCGGATTTGTCAGCAATGCGCAGGGTGAACCACTGATCAGACGGCGGCGACACGCCAGAGAGCATACCCGACGAAAACACCGTAATGGCCTGGCGGCAGGTGTTATCAACGTCGCGCACGTCGCGGCGCATGGCCTGGGCCGGATTGTTACCAAGCTGCCCGTCAAACAGCGTCATGCGCTCGGACTCGAACACGGCCACCTTGCGCCAGATGTCGTCAAAGGGCGCACGCTCGGACTTGAATTGCCCGAACTGCGTATTCAACTGCTGTACAAAATCGCTGGCGCGCTTCCCTGCCATGACTACACCACCCCGGAAGATTCCTCTTCCGTATCGTCCTTATTGCCGAGCACCTGATTCTTGGTGCCGACCTTGTCCACGTCCGCCCCTACTTCTGAGGTCATGATGTCCTTGCCGTACATCTGCTGCGTGCGCAGCTCCTCGCGCTTGCGGGCCTCTTCAATGCGGGCCTTGGCAGCTTCGCTTTCCGTGTCCGCCTGCTCCTGGGTCTGGCGCAACAGATCGTAATTGGTCGTGTCCATAGACGGCGACTTGGGCGTCACCGCGTAGGAGATCAGGCTCGAAGCCAGCATGGCCGCTGCGCCGATGGCTATTTCAGTTCCCATACATCACCCCAAAACCTGTTTGCGTACCCATTTGTCGCCTGCCTGATATTCCGTGCGCCCCAGGCGCATCTGTTCCTGAAGAGCCTGTCTTTGTTGTGCCTCTGTCTCGCGTGCAGTGCGCTCCTGTATTTCGGCATTGGTGGGCAGCGAGTTGTAGTATTTCTGACTGAACATAGCATTACCTGTGTCGCTATTCGGAGAGAGTACAGACCTGTTGTAATTTTGAAGGTAGGATTCTTTCGTTTCCTGACCGAATTTTCCCGGTCGGTATTTCATGGTTAGGCCTTCATCAAAAGCGCCCATAACTTACCCCAACTGGTTCTGCTGTACGGCTGCGTCCTTGTCTTCATCTGCCAGTACGTCGCGCTGCCCCAGCATCTGCTTGCGCAGTTCATCGCGCCTTTTCTGTTCAGCGTCCGCTATTGCCTTTTCCTTGGCTTCCTGTTCGGCCTTTTGCCGTGCCAGGTCCGCCTGTTGCTGCGCGTACAAAGCCGCGCTGTTGTCACTTCCGCCGCCTTTACCGCCGCCGCCTCCACCGCCCATATGTCTATCCTCGCAAGGTCGAAAGATTACTGATTGTCAAAATGGCGTCCCGGTTCTTTCCAAGGCAAAAAACTGCCTTTTCCAGTCGCGCCACCTTTGAAAAACCGATGTCATACACCAGCGCCAACGCATGGCGGTAACAGGCCGGGGTAACGCCGATGAATTGCCTGATGCCAGCCGTCTCACCCACCCATGCAAACAGCGCCCGCCCTGCCGCCACAAACTGCTCGCGGCTGCCTGTCTTGAAGGAACAGAAATGGACAAAACGCTGCGCACCCGTGCTTGTACACATCTCAAGCCAGACGGCGGCAATGGGCACATGCCGGGCCGCGTCGTAGAGCAGGAAAAACAGAAACTTTGGCTGCTTGACGAAATCCAGCCATTCCGCAGGCTCCGGCGCGCTATCGCGGTCATACAGCACGGTGCGCGTGTAGCCGGATGCCTCCATCAACTCCAGGGCAAACAGCAGGCTGTCGTCGTCAAGTCCGCTGTCGTCGCCCGTGTACCAGCGGCAGTAGAAATCAGATGAGAGACTGTGGAATCCCATCCGCATAACCTCCACCGTTAGAAAGATCGTTGTATTCCATGAGGACATTGGTTTGCCGGTCTGCGTATTCCTGCCTGCCTTGGGATTCCGGCAGTACAGGCATGGCAAATGTCAACGCCAGAGCATCGGCAAGGTCAGGCGAGCGTCCGAGCCTTTCCTTGATGTCCTCTTTCTTTTCAAGAGATATGCGACCCTTGGCGTCGTAGCTGTAGAGCGGGGAAGACAGTTCGCCCACCAAGCCGTCAACTTTGGGAGTAGCGCCGCCAGCTCTGATCCACTCACGCATGAGGAACCACATTTCTGAGCGGCGGTTATAATACTTGGCCGCATCAAGGGCAGAGCCGCCAAATGGTATCTCATACACGCAGGGCAATGCCTGGCGCAGGATGTCGATAACCCCCTGTCCCTGTCCGGCATCAACAAAAATGCTGTGCGGGCGCATCTGGTGGTAAAGGCTGATAACCCTGTTCGCTACTTCCACATTGTCCAGCTTGGACACGATGATCGGATCAGAGGACACCAGCCCGCGCCGGGGGAAAATCACGGTCCTGTCATCGCCAAAGCGCGCCACGTCTACCCCCATCACCAGGGGCATAGACTGGTAGGCCGTAGGCAGATAAATCCGCTGGCTGGACTCTGTGGCTTCGTCAATGGTGATGAGTACGTCGTCAGATGAAGCGGAAAAATCGCAAAGAAATTCCTGCCGGAACGCGCCTTCGCTCATCTCTACCCGCATCTGTTCAACTTCAGCGGCAGACAGCGCATCTGTGTCGCCCACGCGGTAGACCAGAGCGAGCCATTGCCCGCTGGTATCCTTCTGGGCCTGCACAAAAAGCTCATGAAACAGGTTGACGCCCTTGGGCGTGCCGATGAACACGGCCCAGCCGTTACGGTCAGCCAGTTCGGGCCGGATGATCTCCTGCCAGACCTCGCGCCGCATCTGGGCCACTTCGTCCAACACTACGCCGTCAAAATAGAGCCCGCGCAGGGCGTCGGGGTTGTCTGCTCCAAAAAGGCGAATGCGCGCGCCATTGGGCAGAGTTACGGATAACTCAGACTCATTGACCGTCACGCCGGGAATGGGGGCGCTATAGTGCTTGAGGTAGGCCCAGGCTATTTGTTTGGCCTGTGTGCGGAATGGAGCGACATATCCGTAGGAACCGCGCTCTAAAGGGCAGCGTACAGCGGCTTTGAGCAGGTGGTTGACAGCCAGCACTGTCTTACCAAAGCGTCGGTGAGCAACCAGCACGGCAAAGCGGTGGGCCTCAAGCCTTTCGTGTACCTGCGGATAACGCGGGCGATAAGGAATAGTGACTTTTATTCCTGCCATGTAATTGCAATCCCGCCTGAAATTTCATTCTTCACCTTGTCGGTGAACATACCGAGGTGTCGCCCCAGCAGTTCCAGCGCCTTGACCTTGTCGTGCCGCTTAAGCTTCAAGCTTCCACCATCCTTGGTAGTGCTCTCGCTTACCTCAGCTATTCCAGCGGCCTGATCGTCCGTGAGATCATCACTGTTCTTGAGAATGACACCGTTCGGCCCCCATTCCATGACATCGCGGGCACTGCCGAAAGCTATGCGCGCAAGCTCGGTAACAATGCGCTCGGACGTAACTTCCGCTTTTTCCAATGCAGGAGCATAAAGCTCTTTTAGTCTTGCCGTGATCTTGCCGTTATCAAGAAGCTCCTTCGCCTTCCTGTTGACTGTCTCGGGCTTCATGTTTTGGGCGTTGTAAGCGTGGCGATAGGCATCACTGGCATTTCCAAATTCATGAAAGTGAAGACAGAATGCTTCTTGCTTGGGAGTGAGCTTAGCCATCACTGACCGCCATGATCGTCAAACAGTGTTTCCACACTGCGCTGTATTTTCGCTTGCCCCCGAAGAATGACGCGCCGCAAAGTACGCGGCACAGGCAGCCCCAGGCGGATCATGTGCCCCATGACAGAAACGGCATCGGTAGCAAGGAGGTAGGCGCAGAACATATCAAGGAGGGGAAGACTGATGCCCATAGCGCGGGAAAGACTGACGCTGACTGCACCAACCAATGCAAGGTAGAGGCAGTATGTAGGCAGCTTGAGGACACCACGCCCGAACAGGCGGCAGCTAAAGCGCCCACGCCGCAGGGCTTCCGTCAACCCAAAAGCAAAATCTGCTGCCCACATGGCGCAGACCAGCCACACCAACACAACGTCCCCACCGAAAAACTGGGTACAACCACCAACCACGGCGCTGATAGCGACCTTTTGCGGCCACCACGCAAGCAGGCTCTGCGTGTAGTAAGCGAGGCCATCCACTGGCCCGACGTTATGCTGTATCATCGGGACATCTCCGAATTGACCGTCTGCTTCCAGGCCAATGCCGCCGCTTTGTCAGCGTTGCTTTTGTCCAAAGCCTCACTGTATCGAGCGATGGCCAATGTGGCGGCCTTGGAATATTCACGCAGGTTGTCAGTTCGCATGAGCGCTTCCGGCAGTTCCGGGTGTGGCGTTGGCTGCATCAGGCTTTCCGGC
Above is a genomic segment from Desulfovibrio sp. containing:
- a CDS encoding portal protein; this encodes MAGKRASDFVQQLNTQFGQFKSERAPFDDIWRKVAVFESERMTLFDGQLGNNPAQAMRRDVRDVDNTCRQAITVFSSGMLSGVSPPSDQWFTLRIADKSGGDDLKKYRPVANWLEQIERLFLKDFTAKNFYTQQVSSYKHIGLYGMQAMLVGESPQMGTYYRDVPVDEIYIANDYAGRVNVVYREMRITLQQALTMFGKENLSPCLQALAEDRNANPQEHVTIVHAVMEKAPGYENIIGDNKLAYASYYFEPGEDHLISEGGFDSLPYIVTRAYSDGRSPYSISPGTIALADVLMINEIKRLMLQAGQLSVAPPMLLPDRGLVGRLNYTSGALNTYRKDGSGIDVNDFQPLKLVGEFKLGMELMQQAQKDVNAAFFVDLFLMIHNRTQAGKGTPTAMEIEQLATEKSFLLAPILINQQQENFNRLFERVFEIKKKEHGAIPEPPKELLNADIEIEYISPLVRAQQGVRTQQMLQGLQELGGIANLFPDVMDIVDSDAITRRIIESRGIPQSCIRTVEEVMGLRQQKMQAQEAAQKEMQQQQMLAGMMQGYEGLSKAPEAGSPVQSIMQQTAGGM
- a CDS encoding major capsid protein; translated protein: MPFGNSLNQLSIGKAKTFVNQVDNITENAPVVKAMPFVVSSDQLWDVSSEIRMIGSGMNSVDLNAPLQEIQIADALKQTQLNIFGAKMFVPEDTAKLEGGPDKYFGKNRPAFERQTGMDVERNYIYNAFLPFALSQYAAGKTDCVQSAGGTGNTNYSLLALRFDEVNMSGLYSPLCFKRDTFLDMQAINGGTLYENPDTNSKYYKVLGYGMRMKTYMGVRMQSYRNIGAIVNINLAAPTPLTRMMVEKALLSARTGEAGKTILICHPKVKLHLAEIGKTEFVQSSYSDKNPDFRVDTWSGVPIITSYNFMDGAESAISL
- a CDS encoding phage holin family protein — translated: MIQHNVGPVDGLAYYTQSLLAWWPQKVAISAVVGGCTQFFGGDVVLVWLVCAMWAADFAFGLTEALRRGRFSCRLFGRGVLKLPTYCLYLALVGAVSVSLSRAMGISLPLLDMFCAYLLATDAVSVMGHMIRLGLPVPRTLRRVILRGQAKIQRSVETLFDDHGGQ
- a CDS encoding terminase large subunit domain-containing protein — its product is MAGIKVTIPYRPRYPQVHERLEAHRFAVLVAHRRFGKTVLAVNHLLKAAVRCPLERGSYGYVAPFRTQAKQIAWAYLKHYSAPIPGVTVNESELSVTLPNGARIRLFGADNPDALRGLYFDGVVLDEVAQMRREVWQEIIRPELADRNGWAVFIGTPKGVNLFHELFVQAQKDTSGQWLALVYRVGDTDALSAAEVEQMRVEMSEGAFRQEFLCDFSASSDDVLITIDEATESSQRIYLPTAYQSMPLVMGVDVARFGDDRTVIFPRRGLVSSDPIIVSKLDNVEVANRVISLYHQMRPHSIFVDAGQGQGVIDILRQALPCVYEIPFGGSALDAAKYYNRRSEMWFLMREWIRAGGATPKVDGLVGELSSPLYSYDAKGRISLEKKEDIKERLGRSPDLADALALTFAMPVLPESQGRQEYADRQTNVLMEYNDLSNGGGYADGIPQSLI
- a CDS encoding terminase small subunit, which encodes MAKLTPKQEAFCLHFHEFGNASDAYRHAYNAQNMKPETVNRKAKELLDNGKITARLKELYAPALEKAEVTSERIVTELARIAFGSARDVMEWGPNGVILKNSDDLTDDQAAGIAEVSESTTKDGGSLKLKRHDKVKALELLGRHLGMFTDKVKNEISGGIAITWQE